A stretch of the Arachis stenosperma cultivar V10309 chromosome 6, arast.V10309.gnm1.PFL2, whole genome shotgun sequence genome encodes the following:
- the LOC130935204 gene encoding casein kinase II subunit alpha-2-like isoform X2, whose amino-acid sequence MCKKSHYTRIKYAHEPPSLLFRFLLVCALVALRAPVAQYPTLRTPTTHLTNDSTTILHHHHHPYINRSRAQISRSSNRSRMSKARVYTDVNVLRPKEYWDYESLNVQWGDQDDYEVVRKVGRGKYSEVFEGINVNSNERCIIKILKPVKKKKIKREIKILQNLCGGPNIVKLLDIVRDQHSKTPSLIFEYVNSTDFKVLYPTLTDYDIRYYIYELLKALDYCHSQGIMHRDVKPHNVMIDHELRKLRLIDWGLAEFYHPGKEYNVRVASRYFKGPELLVDLQDYDYSLDMWSLGCMFAGMVLGTDELNAYLNKYHLELDPQLDALVGRHSRKPWSKFINADNQHLVSPEAIDFLDKLLRYDHQDRLTAREAMAHPYFSQVRAAESSRMRTQ is encoded by the exons ATGTGCAAAAAAAGTCACTACACACGCATCAAATATGCGCACGAACCACCATCACTACTCTTCCGCTTCTTGTTAGTGTGCGCACTTGTTGCCTTGCGTGCGCCGGTAGCGCAATACCCTACCCTACGCACCCCCACCACGCACCTCACTAACGACagcaccaccatcctccaccaccaccatcaccctTACATAAATCGCAGCAGAGCGCAGATCTCGCGTTCTTCCAATCGCTCACGCATGTCGAAGGCGCGTGTCTACACCGACGTCAACGTTCTCCGCCCCAAAGAGTACTGGGACTATGAGTCCCTCAACGTTCAGTGGGG tgatcaagatgattatgagGTTGTAAGAAAAGTGGGAAGGGGGAAGTATAGTGAGGTTTTTGAAGGCATAAATGTTAACAGCAACGAGCGGTGTATAATCAAGATCCTCAAGCCtgtcaagaagaagaag ATTAAGAGAGAGATAAAAATACTTCAGAACCTCTGTGGGGGCCCAAATATTGTCAAGCTTCTTGATATTGTTAGAGATCAACACTCTAAAACTCCTAGCTTAATATTTGAGTATGTCAACAGTACAGATTTTAAAGTTTTGTATCCAACCTTGACTGATTATGACATACGCTATTACATATATGAGCTTCTTAAG GCCTTGGACTACTGCCATTCACAAGGCATAATGCATAGAGACGTCAAGCCTCATAATGTTATGATAGATCATGAATTACGAAAACTTCGATTGATAGATTGGGGTCTTGCTGAATTTTATCATCCTGGAAAGGAGTATAATGTTCGTGTGGCATCAAG ATACTTTAAGGGCCCTGAACTTCTAGTTGATTTGCAAGACTATGACTACTCATTAGACATGTGGAGCCTTGGCTGCATGTTTGCTGGAATG GTACTTGGGACTGATGAATTGAATGCATACCTGAATAAGTATCACCTGGAGCTTGATCCTCAACTTGATGCACTTGTTGGAAG GCACAGTCGCAAACCCTGGTCAAAATTCATCAATGCAGATAACCAGCATCTTGTGTCTCCAGAG GCTATTGATTTTCTTGATAAGCTCCTTCGGTATGATCACCAGGACAGGCTAACGGCAAGAGAAGCAATG GCACATCCATATTTCTCTCAGGTAAGAGCTGCAGAAAGTAGCAGAATGCGGACACAGTAA
- the LOC130932730 gene encoding uncharacterized protein At2g23090: protein MGGGNAQKSKMARERNLDKQKAAAKGSQLETNKKAMSIQCKVCMQTFICTTSEVKCREHAEAKHPKSDLYACFPHLKK from the exons ATGGGTGGAGGCAATGCTCAGAAATCGAAGATGGCTCGCGAGAGGAACCTCGATAAGCAGAAGGCTGCTGCTAAGG GAAGCCAGCTTGAAACTAACAAGAAAGCTATGTCAATCCAG TGCAAGGTGTGCATGCAAACATTTATCTGCACCACATCAGAAGTGAAGTGCAGGGAGCATGCTGAAGCCAAGCACCCAAAATCGGATTTGTATGCTTGTTTTCCTCATCTTAAAAAGTGA
- the LOC130935204 gene encoding casein kinase II subunit alpha-2-like isoform X1, translating into MCKKSHYTRIKYAHEPPSLLFRFLLVCALVALRAPVAQYPTLRTPTTHLTNDSTTILHHHHHPYINRSRAQISRSSNRSRMSKARVYTDVNVLRPKEYWDYESLNVQWGDQDDYEVVRKVGRGKYSEVFEGINVNSNERCIIKILKPVKKKKIKREIKILQNLCGGPNIVKLLDIVRDQHSKTPSLIFEYVNSTDFKVLYPTLTDYDIRYYIYELLKALDYCHSQGIMHRDVKPHNVMIDHELRKLRLIDWGLAEFYHPGKEYNVRVASRYFKGPELLVDLQDYDYSLDMWSLGCMFAGMIFRKEPFFYGHDNHDQLVKIAKVLGTDELNAYLNKYHLELDPQLDALVGRHSRKPWSKFINADNQHLVSPEAIDFLDKLLRYDHQDRLTAREAMAHPYFSQVRAAESSRMRTQ; encoded by the exons ATGTGCAAAAAAAGTCACTACACACGCATCAAATATGCGCACGAACCACCATCACTACTCTTCCGCTTCTTGTTAGTGTGCGCACTTGTTGCCTTGCGTGCGCCGGTAGCGCAATACCCTACCCTACGCACCCCCACCACGCACCTCACTAACGACagcaccaccatcctccaccaccaccatcaccctTACATAAATCGCAGCAGAGCGCAGATCTCGCGTTCTTCCAATCGCTCACGCATGTCGAAGGCGCGTGTCTACACCGACGTCAACGTTCTCCGCCCCAAAGAGTACTGGGACTATGAGTCCCTCAACGTTCAGTGGGG tgatcaagatgattatgagGTTGTAAGAAAAGTGGGAAGGGGGAAGTATAGTGAGGTTTTTGAAGGCATAAATGTTAACAGCAACGAGCGGTGTATAATCAAGATCCTCAAGCCtgtcaagaagaagaag ATTAAGAGAGAGATAAAAATACTTCAGAACCTCTGTGGGGGCCCAAATATTGTCAAGCTTCTTGATATTGTTAGAGATCAACACTCTAAAACTCCTAGCTTAATATTTGAGTATGTCAACAGTACAGATTTTAAAGTTTTGTATCCAACCTTGACTGATTATGACATACGCTATTACATATATGAGCTTCTTAAG GCCTTGGACTACTGCCATTCACAAGGCATAATGCATAGAGACGTCAAGCCTCATAATGTTATGATAGATCATGAATTACGAAAACTTCGATTGATAGATTGGGGTCTTGCTGAATTTTATCATCCTGGAAAGGAGTATAATGTTCGTGTGGCATCAAG ATACTTTAAGGGCCCTGAACTTCTAGTTGATTTGCAAGACTATGACTACTCATTAGACATGTGGAGCCTTGGCTGCATGTTTGCTGGAATG ATATTTCGGAAGGAGCCTTTCTTTTATGGTCATGACAATCATGATCAGCTTGTCAAAATAGCCAAG GTACTTGGGACTGATGAATTGAATGCATACCTGAATAAGTATCACCTGGAGCTTGATCCTCAACTTGATGCACTTGTTGGAAG GCACAGTCGCAAACCCTGGTCAAAATTCATCAATGCAGATAACCAGCATCTTGTGTCTCCAGAG GCTATTGATTTTCTTGATAAGCTCCTTCGGTATGATCACCAGGACAGGCTAACGGCAAGAGAAGCAATG GCACATCCATATTTCTCTCAGGTAAGAGCTGCAGAAAGTAGCAGAATGCGGACACAGTAA